Sequence from the Nitrincola iocasae genome:
GTCAACAATGCTGTCATTATCGGCACCTGTGCCTTTACGGCGTTTTTACTGCTGATCAATCTGCCCTGGTATCTACCCGAGATAGGTGATGGTGAAAGTGTTATTCCCACCTTCTATCTGATCGTATTACTGGCCATTGCCGCTGCTGTTTACTCTAGCAGTCAGTTGAAATATGTACGTATTCTTAGTTTGGGCTCATCCTGGCTGTTCATCGGCTTGATCATGATGATGTGGAGCGGTGCCTTCCTGACAGACAACGGCAGCCCCAGTGACTTTTTTGCCACCGCTGGCCTGATCACTGAATACTTTACCAACCTGCATCAATTTATGTTGCCATTGAATGACTATCACGAATTTTATCTGTTCTGGTGGTTCTCCTGGAGTATCATGATTGGTCAGTTCACCGCACGTTTTGTTAGCGGTTTGCGTACCTGGCAGTTGATGCTGGCCATGCTAGTGTTTCCATCAGTGGCCATCGGCACCTGGTTTACCGTGCTCTACCACTACCACGCTGAAGGTCTGCATATCAGCAGCTTCATCAATTTGGCGATGATCTCAGTGGGTATCTTAATGGTTGTTAACTCTTTGGATTCATTGATACGTCTCTACACAGAGAACCTCAACTTGACCGCCCATCATATTGGTAAAACACGCTACTTTTTAGGCAATTTTGCTGCCATGTGTGCGCTGACCATCCTCTTCCAGTTAGATTTCTTGAAAATTCAGTGGGTGGGAGCTTTGGTTATCGCCATTTACTTTGGCTGCTTTGCTTACATTCTGTTCTACAAACGCAAAGAAGTACTTGAAATCGAGGCCTCGCCAGAGGAAAACACCCTCGACTTCAAACGCATAGAACTAGCCAACTAACCCTCTTTCACCCCCTGTAGGCGCCCACTCCATGGGCGCTTTACCCCACCGATTTCGGCCGCTTCCCAGCAATAAACGAACCACTCACAATGGCAATACTGGCATAGAATAGAGTCCAACTGGCACCAGCCTCACCCGCCAGCACCAGTAACACCACCGAGATCAAGGGCGCACTGTAAGCCAGGGTTCCCAGCAACTGTAAATTGCCATGCTTAACCCCATAGTCCCAGGTAAAAAATGCGATACCTACTGGCCCCAATCCTAATCCGATCACTCCCACCCACTGCGCCCAGCCCTGTGGCCAAACAGTTTCTTCCAGCACCAGATGACACCCCAGCGCCAACACCGCCGTGACAGCACAAAACCAGCCGACAGCATCAGTGGGCACGGCCTTGACCAGACGGCTCAACACCGAATAGCTGGACCAGATCAAAGCACACAGCAAGGCCAGTAGGTATCCAGGTAGGTACTGGGGTTGAAAGCCATTGTGATTTTGACCAATCAATATCCAACAACCAAACAATGCCAGGCAAGCTCCAACTAAATGCACGGCGCGTAAACGTTCACCGGGTAACAGCGCACTGAAAATTACAATCAATAGCGGCCAAAGATACGCCAGCAAACTCACCTCAACAGCGGGTGCCAGGGTCATCGCCTTGAAATAGACAAAATGATAGCCAAACAGCCCGGCGACACCGATCACCCAGGCGGCCAGCGGCTGTCGCAGATAGCGTAAACCGGAACGCTTTTGTCCACGCCAGCGGATCAACATCAGCAGAAAGGCAATGGCAAAGGTCATCGCCATCATCTGAAACTCGGGAATGGCA
This genomic interval carries:
- the yddG gene encoding aromatic amino acid exporter YddG, with product MMIPLHKATLIGSVSIFLWGTLALLTRMTGGAIPEFQMMAMTFAIAFLLMLIRWRGQKRSGLRYLRQPLAAWVIGVAGLFGYHFVYFKAMTLAPAVEVSLLAYLWPLLIVIFSALLPGERLRAVHLVGACLALFGCWILIGQNHNGFQPQYLPGYLLALLCALIWSSYSVLSRLVKAVPTDAVGWFCAVTAVLALGCHLVLEETVWPQGWAQWVGVIGLGLGPVGIAFFTWDYGVKHGNLQLLGTLAYSAPLISVVLLVLAGEAGASWTLFYASIAIVSGSFIAGKRPKSVG
- a CDS encoding BCCT family transporter → MTLWLSIGLLFTFAAIIAVLTKWWNLRCIGVTPVRTFTFIAILFTSGLDVGLIMFPLTEFAGYADLSASPEYNFANPLAIEFGFWAFLIWGFYFLTCFYFCVVEPKVRFFDIPLVKVVNNAVIIGTCAFTAFLLLINLPWYLPEIGDGESVIPTFYLIVLLAIAAAVYSSSQLKYVRILSLGSSWLFIGLIMMMWSGAFLTDNGSPSDFFATAGLITEYFTNLHQFMLPLNDYHEFYLFWWFSWSIMIGQFTARFVSGLRTWQLMLAMLVFPSVAIGTWFTVLYHYHAEGLHISSFINLAMISVGILMVVNSLDSLIRLYTENLNLTAHHIGKTRYFLGNFAAMCALTILFQLDFLKIQWVGALVIAIYFGCFAYILFYKRKEVLEIEASPEENTLDFKRIELAN